Proteins encoded by one window of Actinocorallia herbida:
- a CDS encoding RrF2 family transcriptional regulator yields the protein MRLTKFTDLSLRAVMRLASSEEDVPLTTREIAVAVDVPYAHMAKAISRLAQLGVITARRGRGGGLDLTALGRRASVGWLVRELEGREEVVACEGDAPCPLRGDCRLRGALRRAQEAFYASLDPITIEDLTSSPSGPVLVGLTVRPSG from the coding sequence GTGCGCCTCACCAAGTTCACCGACCTGTCGCTCCGGGCGGTCATGCGACTGGCGTCCTCCGAGGAGGACGTCCCGCTGACGACCCGTGAGATCGCGGTCGCGGTGGACGTGCCTTACGCGCACATGGCCAAGGCGATCAGCCGGCTCGCCCAGCTGGGCGTCATCACCGCCCGGCGCGGCCGCGGCGGAGGTCTCGACCTCACCGCGCTCGGCCGCCGCGCGTCCGTCGGCTGGCTGGTGCGCGAACTGGAAGGCCGGGAGGAGGTCGTCGCCTGCGAGGGCGACGCCCCGTGCCCGCTGCGCGGCGACTGCCGCCTGCGCGGCGCCCTCCGGCGCGCCCAGGAGGCGTTCTACGCCTCCCTCGACCCGATCACCATCGAGGACCTGACCTCGTCCCCTTCCGGCCCGGTCCTCGTCGGACTCACCGTCCGACCATCCGGCTGA
- the sodN gene encoding superoxide dismutase, Ni: MSVLRPTTVVSAHCDLPCGVYDPAQARIEAESVKATIEKYHASDDETFKARAIAIKEERSDLVKHHLWVLWTDYFKPPHFEKYPQLHELFNEATKLAGAGGTKGSLDVKVAENLLGKIAEIDTIFWETKKA, encoded by the coding sequence GTGAGCGTTCTCCGTCCCACCACGGTCGTCTCGGCGCACTGCGACCTGCCCTGCGGCGTCTACGACCCCGCGCAGGCCCGCATCGAGGCCGAGTCCGTCAAGGCGACCATCGAGAAGTACCACGCGAGCGACGACGAGACCTTCAAGGCCCGCGCCATCGCGATCAAGGAAGAGCGGTCCGACCTGGTCAAGCACCACCTGTGGGTGCTGTGGACCGACTACTTCAAGCCGCCGCACTTCGAGAAGTACCCGCAACTCCACGAGCTGTTCAACGAGGCCACCAAGCTCGCCGGCGCCGGCGGCACCAAGGGCAGCCTCGACGTGAAGGTCGCCGAGAACCTCCTCGGCAAGATCGCCGAGATCGACACGATCTTCTGGGAGACCAAGAAGGCGTGA
- a CDS encoding S24 family peptidase, protein MGWKPVRVAGPSMLPGLAPGDLLIVRTGAAVRPGDVVVAEHAGTLIVKRATFRQDGGWWLESDNQKAPGRRDSWDFGAVADTAIVGRVLFRYWPLLRLRHSMEQ, encoded by the coding sequence ATGGGATGGAAGCCCGTGCGGGTCGCGGGGCCGTCGATGCTGCCCGGCCTCGCCCCCGGTGACCTGCTGATCGTCCGGACGGGGGCCGCGGTGCGGCCCGGCGACGTGGTCGTCGCCGAGCACGCCGGGACCCTCATCGTCAAGCGGGCGACGTTCCGGCAGGACGGCGGATGGTGGCTGGAGAGCGACAACCAGAAGGCGCCGGGCAGACGGGACAGCTGGGACTTCGGTGCCGTCGCGGACACCGCGATCGTCGGGCGCGTGCTGTTCCGCTATTGGCCGCTGCTGCGTTTGCGGCATTCGATGGAGCAGTAG
- a CDS encoding CGNR zinc finger domain-containing protein, protein MRALVDLLSYADLVVELVNTRDPAVDALRDLDTLRELLLIRPHLMGRVSHRDLEAMRQLRQNLRAVFEAASDGDHDRAADGVNQLLLRHPIHPLLSNHDGRNWHLHLIEDGSVPDRYAAGAAMGLGLVIGTRGFRALGVCDADNCDNILLAEDVRKTRRYCSIECRKRSSGQ, encoded by the coding sequence GTGAGGGCGCTCGTGGACCTCCTTTCTTACGCGGACCTGGTGGTCGAACTGGTCAACACGCGCGACCCGGCCGTGGACGCGCTGCGCGATCTGGACACGCTGCGCGAGCTGCTGCTGATCCGGCCGCACCTCATGGGCCGGGTGAGCCATCGCGACCTGGAGGCCATGCGGCAGCTGCGGCAGAACCTGCGGGCGGTCTTCGAGGCGGCCTCCGACGGCGACCACGACCGCGCCGCCGACGGCGTCAACCAGCTCCTCCTGCGCCATCCGATCCATCCGCTGCTGTCCAACCACGACGGCCGGAACTGGCATCTGCACCTCATCGAGGACGGTTCGGTACCCGACCGTTATGCGGCGGGCGCGGCGATGGGCCTCGGGCTGGTGATCGGCACCCGTGGATTCCGCGCGCTCGGGGTGTGCGACGCCGACAATTGCGACAACATCCTTCTCGCCGAAGACGTCCGGAAAACGCGGCGCTACTGCTCCATCGAATGCCGCAAACGCAGCAGCGGCCAATAG
- a CDS encoding zinc-binding dehydrogenase produces MFAVTAAHIDAENPLSGLRLGERPDPVAPEGWTTVTVKAAALNHHDLWTLKGVGVRPEQLPLVLGCDAAGIDEDGNEVVVHAVIGDPDRGHGDETLDPKRSLLSEVHDGTFAEKVVVPRRNLVPKPASLSFEEAACLPTAWLTAYRMLFDKSGVQPGGTVLVQGAGGGVATALIALGAAAGYRVWATSRTEAKRERALKLGADAVFENGARLPDRVDAVMETVGAATWAHSTRSLRPGGRIVISGATSGDAPPAELTRTFFLQLQVVGSTMGTRDQLTRLVNFLDTTGVRPNIDRVLPLAEARAGFAAMAAGEQFGKIVFTM; encoded by the coding sequence ATGTTCGCTGTCACCGCCGCGCATATCGACGCGGAGAACCCCTTGTCCGGACTCCGGCTCGGGGAGCGCCCCGACCCTGTGGCGCCCGAGGGCTGGACGACCGTCACCGTCAAAGCCGCCGCGCTCAACCACCACGACCTGTGGACCCTCAAGGGCGTGGGGGTGCGGCCCGAGCAGCTTCCGCTGGTGCTCGGCTGTGACGCGGCCGGGATCGACGAGGACGGCAACGAGGTCGTCGTGCACGCGGTGATCGGCGACCCCGATCGCGGGCACGGCGACGAGACCCTCGACCCGAAGCGCTCGCTGCTGTCGGAGGTCCACGACGGGACCTTCGCCGAGAAGGTCGTGGTGCCGCGCCGCAACCTCGTCCCCAAGCCCGCCTCCCTCTCGTTCGAGGAGGCCGCCTGCCTTCCGACGGCCTGGCTCACCGCGTACCGGATGCTGTTCGACAAGTCGGGCGTCCAGCCGGGCGGGACCGTCCTGGTGCAGGGCGCGGGCGGCGGCGTCGCCACGGCGCTGATCGCGCTCGGCGCGGCGGCCGGCTACCGGGTCTGGGCGACCAGCCGCACCGAGGCCAAGCGCGAGCGCGCGCTGAAGCTCGGCGCCGACGCGGTCTTCGAGAACGGCGCGCGGCTTCCCGACCGGGTCGACGCGGTCATGGAGACCGTCGGGGCGGCCACCTGGGCGCACTCCACCAGGTCGCTGCGGCCCGGCGGCCGGATCGTCATCTCCGGCGCCACCTCGGGCGACGCGCCCCCGGCCGAGCTGACCCGGACGTTCTTCCTCCAACTCCAGGTCGTCGGCTCCACGATGGGCACCCGCGACCAGCTCACCCGGCTGGTGAACTTCCTGGACACCACGGGCGTGCGCCCGAACATCGACCGGGTACTCCCGCTCGCCGAGGCGCGCGCCGGTTTCGCCGCGATGGCCGCGGGCGAGCAGTTCGGCAAGATTGTTTTCACCATGTGA
- a CDS encoding NAD(P)-dependent malic enzyme: MATDLPDYSDDPAFSLHVGGKLEVRSTIPVRDKDDLSLAYTPGVARVCTAIADHPELAYEYTWTSKVVAVVTDGTAVLGLGDIGPAASMPVMEGKSLLFKEFAGVDSVPIALATTDVDEIVDTVIRMAPSFGGINLEDISAPRCFEIEDRLRAALDIPVFHDDQHGTAIVSLAALTNASRLIGKPLSQMRGVIAGAGASGVAVCRILLNAGVGDIAVSDSKGLVYAGRDGLNDIKKALAADTNKAGLTGSTEEALRGADFFIGLSGSTVAENAIATMADDAIVFALSNPTPEVHPDVARAHARVVATGRSDFPNQINNVLAFPGIFKGAFDVRAHSITEGMKVAAAEALAAVVTDAELSEDFIIPSPFDERVAPAVVAAVAAQARAEGVNRI; this comes from the coding sequence GTGGCTACTGACCTTCCCGATTACTCCGACGATCCGGCTTTCTCGCTCCACGTGGGCGGCAAGCTCGAGGTCCGCTCGACCATCCCGGTCCGCGACAAGGACGATCTCTCCCTCGCCTACACCCCCGGGGTGGCCCGCGTCTGCACCGCCATCGCCGACCACCCGGAGCTGGCCTACGAGTACACCTGGACCTCCAAGGTCGTCGCCGTCGTCACCGACGGCACCGCGGTCCTGGGTCTCGGTGACATCGGCCCCGCCGCGTCCATGCCGGTCATGGAGGGCAAGTCACTGCTGTTCAAGGAGTTCGCGGGCGTCGACTCGGTGCCGATCGCGCTGGCCACGACCGACGTGGACGAGATCGTCGACACCGTCATCCGGATGGCCCCGTCCTTCGGCGGGATCAACCTCGAGGACATCAGCGCCCCCCGCTGCTTCGAGATCGAGGACCGGCTGCGCGCCGCCCTCGACATCCCGGTCTTCCACGACGACCAGCACGGCACCGCGATCGTCTCGCTCGCCGCGCTGACCAACGCCTCCCGCCTCATCGGCAAGCCGCTGTCGCAGATGCGCGGCGTCATCGCCGGCGCGGGCGCCTCGGGCGTCGCGGTCTGCCGCATCCTGCTGAACGCGGGCGTCGGCGACATCGCGGTGTCCGACAGCAAGGGCCTGGTCTACGCGGGCCGCGACGGCCTCAACGACATCAAGAAGGCCCTGGCCGCCGACACCAACAAGGCGGGCCTCACCGGCTCGACCGAGGAGGCCCTGCGCGGCGCCGACTTCTTCATCGGCCTGTCGGGCTCCACGGTCGCCGAGAACGCCATCGCCACCATGGCCGACGACGCGATCGTCTTCGCGCTGTCGAACCCCACCCCCGAGGTCCACCCCGACGTCGCCCGCGCCCACGCGCGCGTCGTGGCCACCGGCCGCAGCGACTTCCCCAACCAGATCAACAACGTGCTGGCCTTCCCCGGCATCTTCAAGGGCGCCTTCGACGTCCGCGCGCACTCGATCACCGAGGGCATGAAGGTCGCCGCCGCCGAGGCGCTGGCCGCCGTGGTCACCGACGCCGAACTGTCCGAGGACTTCATCATCCCCAGCCCGTTCGACGAGCGCGTCGCCCCTGCGGTGGTCGCCGCGGTCGCCGCCCAGGCCCGTGCCGAGGGCGTCAACCGCATCTGA
- a CDS encoding DUF6104 family protein, whose translation MYFTDRGIEELVARRGEEQVSMVWVAERLREFVDLNPEFETPVERLATWLARLDDEDEDDLD comes from the coding sequence ATGTACTTCACCGACCGCGGCATCGAGGAACTCGTCGCCCGCCGCGGCGAGGAGCAGGTCTCGATGGTGTGGGTCGCCGAGCGCCTGCGCGAGTTCGTCGACCTCAACCCCGAGTTCGAGACGCCGGTCGAGCGCCTGGCCACCTGGCTGGCCCGCCTCGACGACGAGGACGAGGACGATCTGGACTGA
- a CDS encoding multifunctional oxoglutarate decarboxylase/oxoglutarate dehydrogenase thiamine pyrophosphate-binding subunit/dihydrolipoyllysine-residue succinyltransferase subunit: MSSESHTPADLSDFGANEWLVDELYQKYLEDPETVDKAWWSFFADYQPGAKPAQPLNGAASAAAPSAPAAPPAPAAPKAAPSPAPAKAAPKAQPLPVAAGAEEVKLRGVAAKTVANMENSISVPTATSVRAVPAKLLIDNRIVINNHLKRGTGGKVSFTHLLGYAIVQALKAMPEMNSYYTEVDGKPTMVKPEHVNFGLAIDIKKADGQRQLVVPSIKGAETLDFRQYWAAYEELVRKARANKLTIEDHMGGTISLTNPGTIGTVHSVPRLMPGQGAIIGAGAMEYPAQYAGASEESLARMAISKVMTLTSTYDHRIIQGAQSGDFLRIVHRLLLGENGFYDEIFESLRIPYEPVRWVQDISATHENDIAKIARVHELIHAYRVRGHLMADTDPLEYKQRRHPDLDILQHGLTLWDLEREFATGGFGGKPTMRLRDILGVLRGSYCRTVGIEYMHIQDPEERAWIQERVERPFEAPSRDEQLHILRRLNSAEAFETFLQTKFVGQKRFSLEGGESLIPLLDAVITAAASAHLDEAVVGMAHRGRLNVLANIIGKSYSQIFNEFEGNLDPRSAQGSGDVKYHLGAGGDFQAWNGSTIKTSLTANPSHLEAVNPVLEGVVRAKQDVIDIGESGFSVLPILIHGDAAFAGQGVVAETLNLSQLRGYRTGGSIHIVVNNQVGFTTAPEYSRSSVYSTDVARMIQAPIFHVNGDDPEACARVARLAFEYRQAFKKDVVIDMVCYRRRGHNEADNPSFTQPLMYDLIDAKRSVRKLYTEALIGRGDITVEEAEQALQDYQQQLERAFTEVRETANAPTPPGAVVRPPDEDRIPIDHAAAGSAISAETVKRIIETQSSLPEGFEVHPRLQPVLDRRVKSIDDDAIDWATGELLAFGSLLIDGHPVRLVGQDVQRGTFGQRHAVLVDRKTGETHTPLSVFFQGVNKFYVHDSLLSEFAAMGFEYGYALQRPDALVMWEAQFGDFANGAQSIVDEFLSSGEQKWGQRSPLTLLLPHGYEGQGPDHSSARIERYLQLCAQDNMTVVYPTTPANYFHMLRWQTLSNRQKPLIVFTPKSLLRSKDATSAATEFTTGAFQPVIPDHQVDPAGVKRVILTTGKIYYNVVAARQKAGVTDTAVVRIERLYPLPIDEIKAELAKYPAGVEITYVQDEPKNMGAWPTFALVLPSYLDTKLNLVSRPASSSPAVGSAKTHAAEQEAILKRLFPGA, translated from the coding sequence GTGTCGAGCGAGTCGCACACCCCTGCCGATCTGAGTGATTTCGGCGCCAATGAGTGGTTGGTCGATGAGCTCTACCAGAAGTACTTGGAAGACCCTGAGACGGTCGACAAGGCCTGGTGGAGCTTTTTCGCGGATTACCAACCCGGCGCGAAGCCCGCTCAGCCTTTGAACGGCGCCGCATCTGCGGCCGCCCCGAGCGCCCCCGCGGCGCCGCCGGCGCCTGCGGCGCCCAAGGCGGCGCCCTCCCCCGCCCCGGCCAAGGCCGCGCCCAAGGCGCAGCCCCTGCCGGTGGCCGCTGGAGCGGAGGAGGTGAAACTGCGTGGAGTGGCCGCGAAGACCGTGGCCAACATGGAGAACAGCATCTCGGTACCAACCGCGACGAGCGTGCGCGCCGTCCCGGCCAAGCTGCTGATCGACAACCGCATCGTGATCAACAATCACCTCAAGCGGGGCACGGGCGGCAAGGTCTCCTTCACCCACCTGCTGGGCTACGCCATCGTGCAGGCGCTCAAGGCGATGCCGGAGATGAACTCCTACTACACCGAGGTGGACGGCAAGCCCACCATGGTGAAGCCGGAGCACGTCAACTTCGGTCTGGCGATCGACATCAAGAAGGCCGACGGACAGCGTCAGCTGGTCGTGCCGTCGATCAAGGGCGCCGAGACGCTGGACTTCCGTCAGTACTGGGCCGCTTATGAAGAACTCGTGCGCAAGGCCCGCGCCAACAAGCTGACCATCGAAGACCACATGGGCGGCACGATCAGCCTGACCAACCCGGGCACGATCGGCACGGTCCACTCCGTGCCGCGGCTGATGCCCGGGCAGGGCGCGATCATCGGCGCCGGCGCGATGGAGTACCCCGCGCAGTACGCCGGCGCGTCCGAGGAGAGCCTCGCCCGCATGGCGATCTCCAAGGTCATGACGCTCACGTCGACCTACGACCACCGCATCATCCAGGGCGCCCAGTCCGGCGACTTCCTGCGCATCGTGCACCGGCTGCTGCTCGGCGAGAACGGTTTCTACGACGAGATCTTCGAGTCGCTGCGGATCCCGTACGAGCCGGTCCGCTGGGTGCAGGACATCTCGGCGACCCACGAGAACGACATCGCCAAGATCGCCCGCGTGCACGAGCTGATCCACGCCTACCGCGTGCGCGGCCACCTCATGGCCGACACCGACCCGCTGGAGTACAAGCAGCGCCGCCACCCCGACCTCGACATCCTCCAGCACGGCCTCACCCTGTGGGACCTGGAGCGCGAGTTCGCCACCGGCGGGTTCGGCGGCAAGCCGACCATGCGCCTGCGCGACATCCTCGGCGTCCTGCGCGGCTCCTACTGCCGCACGGTCGGCATCGAGTACATGCACATCCAGGACCCCGAGGAGCGGGCCTGGATCCAGGAGCGCGTCGAGCGGCCCTTCGAGGCCCCCTCGCGCGACGAGCAGCTGCACATCCTGCGCCGCCTGAACTCCGCCGAGGCGTTCGAGACGTTCCTGCAGACCAAGTTCGTCGGCCAGAAGCGGTTCTCGCTGGAGGGCGGCGAGTCCCTGATCCCGCTGCTCGACGCGGTGATCACCGCGGCGGCGTCGGCGCACCTGGACGAGGCCGTCGTCGGCATGGCCCACCGCGGCCGTCTCAACGTGCTCGCCAACATCATCGGCAAGTCCTACTCGCAGATCTTCAACGAGTTCGAGGGCAACCTCGACCCGCGCTCCGCGCAGGGCTCCGGCGACGTGAAGTACCACCTGGGCGCCGGCGGCGACTTCCAGGCCTGGAACGGCTCCACGATCAAGACCTCGCTGACCGCCAACCCGTCGCACCTCGAGGCCGTCAACCCGGTCCTGGAGGGTGTCGTCCGCGCCAAGCAGGACGTCATCGACATCGGTGAGTCCGGCTTCTCGGTGCTGCCGATCCTCATCCACGGCGACGCGGCGTTCGCCGGGCAGGGCGTGGTCGCCGAGACCCTGAACCTGTCCCAGCTGCGCGGCTACCGCACCGGCGGCAGCATCCACATCGTGGTGAACAACCAGGTCGGCTTCACCACCGCGCCGGAGTACTCGCGCTCGTCGGTGTACTCCACCGACGTGGCCCGGATGATCCAGGCGCCGATCTTCCACGTCAACGGCGACGACCCCGAGGCCTGCGCCCGGGTCGCCCGCCTGGCGTTCGAGTACCGGCAGGCGTTCAAGAAGGACGTCGTCATCGACATGGTCTGCTACCGGCGCCGGGGCCACAACGAGGCGGACAACCCCTCGTTCACCCAGCCGCTGATGTACGACCTGATCGACGCCAAGCGCTCGGTCCGCAAGCTGTACACCGAGGCCCTCATCGGCCGCGGCGACATCACCGTCGAGGAGGCCGAGCAGGCCCTCCAGGACTACCAGCAGCAGCTGGAGCGGGCGTTCACCGAGGTCCGCGAGACCGCGAACGCGCCGACCCCGCCCGGGGCCGTCGTGCGCCCGCCCGACGAGGACCGCATCCCGATCGACCACGCGGCCGCCGGTTCGGCGATCTCCGCCGAGACGGTCAAGCGGATCATCGAGACCCAGTCGAGCCTGCCCGAGGGCTTCGAGGTGCACCCGCGCCTCCAGCCGGTGCTGGACCGCCGGGTCAAGAGCATCGACGACGACGCCATCGACTGGGCGACCGGCGAGCTGCTCGCGTTCGGCTCCCTGCTGATCGACGGCCACCCGGTCCGCCTGGTCGGCCAGGACGTCCAGCGCGGCACCTTCGGCCAGCGGCACGCGGTGCTGGTCGACCGCAAGACCGGGGAGACCCACACCCCGCTGTCGGTGTTCTTCCAGGGCGTCAACAAGTTCTACGTCCACGACTCGCTGCTCAGCGAGTTCGCGGCGATGGGCTTCGAGTACGGCTACGCGCTCCAGCGGCCGGACGCGCTCGTCATGTGGGAGGCCCAGTTCGGCGACTTCGCCAACGGCGCCCAGTCGATCGTCGACGAGTTCCTGTCCTCGGGCGAGCAGAAGTGGGGCCAGCGCTCGCCGCTGACGCTGCTGCTGCCGCACGGCTACGAGGGCCAGGGCCCGGACCACAGCTCGGCCCGCATCGAGCGGTACCTCCAGCTGTGCGCCCAGGACAACATGACCGTCGTGTACCCGACGACCCCGGCGAACTACTTCCACATGCTGCGCTGGCAGACCCTGTCGAACCGGCAGAAGCCGCTCATCGTGTTCACGCCGAAGTCGCTGCTGCGCTCCAAGGACGCCACCTCGGCGGCCACGGAGTTCACCACGGGCGCGTTCCAGCCGGTCATCCCGGACCACCAGGTCGACCCGGCGGGCGTCAAGCGCGTCATCCTGACCACCGGGAAGATCTACTACAACGTGGTCGCGGCCCGGCAGAAGGCCGGTGTCACCGACACCGCGGTCGTCCGGATCGAGCGGCTCTACCCGCTGCCGATCGACGAGATCAAGGCGGAGCTGGCCAAGTACCCGGCCGGCGTCGAGATCACCTACGTGCAGGACGAGCCGAAGAACATGGGCGCCTGGCCCACCTTCGCGCTGGTGCTGCCGAGCTACCTCGACACCAAGCTCAACCTGGTCTCGCGGCCCGCGTCGTCCTCGCCGGCCGTCGGGTCCGCCAAGACCCACGCGGCCGAGCAGGAGGCCATCCTGAAGCGGCTGTTCCCGGGCGCCTGA